The Fibrobacter sp. UWEL nucleotide sequence ATCGCCACTCAAATTACTTTCGATGGTTCCGCCGATGCCATTATTTAGGGAGACCTTGTAGTAGGTCACGTTGCTTTCGACAGTAGCGACTTCGTTTGATGTAGCGCCCAAGCCGCCCATGGAGTTTGCCGCACGCACTGTGACTTTGGAACCCACTGCCACGCCATTCAAGTCAAAGCTGTTGCTTGCTACGCTGGTCTTGAATTTCCCGTTCACAAACACCGCCCAGCAACGAGCGTTTTCATCGTTTGCCCAGACAATCTCTGAACCTTCCTGAGAAATCTTAGGTGCGCTCATCTGTACGGTCAGCTTGTTGGGTGCCCAGCCGTCGGAACCGCCCATGACGTTTGCCAAGGTATACTTGCTTGCATCACTTGCGGACCATACTGTTTTGAGAGATGCAGTAGAACCATCCTTGCCGCCGCTGAAATAAGTCTTTCGCTGGCTCGTATTGACCGCACCGCCGTTTCCGTTCTTGCTGTTGTATTCGCCAAACACCACCGGCGCGGAATTCATGTCCGGTCCCCAGCCTGCTGCAGTGGGCTGGGCATACATGGTGGTGTTCAAAAATACAACCTTGGCTTTTCCCCAGGAACGTCCTAGATAGAATGTTCCGCCCGCCCCGTTGGTGGCGTTAAGGGTGGTGTTGTTAAAAATGTAACCCCAGTCTCCAGGATTCTGGGAGGCGGTAATGTATCCGCCGTTTCGTTTCGTCACCAGGTTGGTGCCTTCAAACCAAACGTCGCCACCGCCACAGATGTAGTCAACGGTACCTTGAATTTCGCCACCTTCCCAATAGGCGCGGCCACTTTTCGTGTAGTAGGTGTCTTGACCGCTGACCAGTCTTACGTTCTTGTAGATGAACTTGTCACCGCTGTTCTGCTGGATCGTCACTTGTCGGGCTGCTGTTGCGCTGGCTGCAGAACTTTTATTCTCTATGGTCAAGTCCTGCATGTACATCCCATTGTTCTTGGGAAAGTACAATGTGGCGGTAACGCTGATGCCTTCTGTAGTAGTGGTGTTGGAAATGGTCGTCTTGTCGCGGGTTTGTCCCACGAAGGAAACGTAGGAAGTAGAGAATGTACTTTTCCCGTTGCTATCTCCGGTAAGATTCGTAATGTTGTATTCTCCCTCAGGGAAGAAAATCACAAAACGATTGCTTTCGCTGGGATTTGCCGCAGCAGCCGCTGCAACTGCAGCTTTAAAGTCACCGTCAACGCCAACCACAAAGTCGAACTTTTTCTTTGTCACGGCGAAAGCGTCCGCAGCAAAACCTGCTGCCAGCCCAAATACCAATGTCAATGCGACTTTATTCATTACTTCCTTCCATTAACGCGAACTGCGTCTTTCTTGCCGTTAAAGATGTAAAAGATACCGGCGCCCTTTCCGTAATTTCCAGAATAAGCCTTCGGTGCAAAAGTTTTTTCACGTTCTATTTTCACGCCGCTTATGGAAAGGCTCGGGTCCGGTTCAACCAGCTCCCATCCGATGAAATCGATGTTGGCCATGCCATCCTTGCCTAAGCTAGTGAAGGTAATTTTGCTATAGCCTGCAGGCAATTCTACTTCAACAGAAGTTGTCTTGTAGGTGGTCCATCCACCTGTTGATTCCATACTGGCGGATTCCACAAGAACTTTTTCGCCGGCACTAACTTTAAAGTCGCGAGCGCCCGAGCCACCGTTTGCGAAGGAGATGAACAGCGTGTACTTGCCTTCCTTCAATGCGGTAACGCCGTAGGTCACGTAGCTACCTACTTCATTATCCACGTTGGCGTAACCTTCGCCAATGAAACCTGCGTTGGTCGCTTCCTTCACGCCCTTGATGTCAATGAAGTC carries:
- a CDS encoding pectinesterase family protein, which produces MNKVALTLVFGLAAGFAADAFAVTKKKFDFVVGVDGDFKAAVAAAAAANPSESNRFVIFFPEGEYNITNLTGDSNGKSTFSTSYVSFVGQTRDKTTISNTTTTEGISVTATLYFPKNNGMYMQDLTIENKSSAASATAARQVTIQQNSGDKFIYKNVRLVSGQDTYYTKSGRAYWEGGEIQGTVDYICGGGDVWFEGTNLVTKRNGGYITASQNPGDWGYIFNNTTLNATNGAGGTFYLGRSWGKAKVVFLNTTMYAQPTAAGWGPDMNSAPVVFGEYNSKNGNGGAVNTSQRKTYFSGGKDGSTASLKTVWSASDASKYTLANVMGGSDGWAPNKLTVQMSAPKISQEGSEIVWANDENARCWAVFVNGKFKTSVASNSFDLNGVAVGSKVTVRAANSMGGLGATSNEVATVESNVTYYKVSLNNGIGGTIESNLSGDKVAEGKTATFTAKPIDGWKLAGWTGASAPSNASASMKTLEIVATGDIELGATFMALGETTFQAESGILENAINESTNAGYAGSGYVNFGAGNSYVNIPVYADAAGTYKMEMFFANGSSSDRDLIVKALGSSSAGSETLTFEKTGAWTTYLSKETEIELPEGASYIQFAVVGSNDGPNLDQIVLTPLKVEEVPDPSLGLAGSRLQNLTSGKVQVQLFSVQGKFIRSLSVSNLDELSNTRLGIPAGSYLIRIEAPGYRKQQVIRVQ